A stretch of Fusarium poae strain DAOMC 252244 chromosome 2, whole genome shotgun sequence DNA encodes these proteins:
- a CDS encoding hypothetical protein (TransMembrane:7 (o57-78i99-118o163-183i195-214o242-260i272-298o318-340i)) — MDHAVPLTCRNIEFTPPRGSAGETNQGTLVKVTACSSSHWFFIRLILRSMQYGDKMVLAHLVMVFVGAYIPSLVFFFSSLCTVRSSKDAVRTAFTYLKYALLIFSAHALFDATVYGIALGRSLEFSDADYDDSDFDWGRYATLMKALGVSLSVFQEIAKMSDLFTDILIAIILLRLSVAILSIYSGSAMGNKLRLVSYAMVLVLGPLILAVFGLRMRYIFEFYNGDYDIGKYSALKGLQIDFSIRVMLLAISLAVLVRAIMVKKQIKADKDLTWASTMLIVASVVWLLHTSFAMASIAAWDNLGIMGIPPIRYEHYNYIFEAVFRIWPQFAVLVIVYVIGRAKTNGIWSKQQRSPRHVEGGK; from the exons ATGGATCATGCTGTCCCTTTGACCTGTAGAAACATCGAATTTACGCCCCCAAGAGGCAGTGCTGGTGAGACCAACCAGGGCACCCTTGTCAAAGTCACAGCATGTTCATCATCTCATTGGTTCTTCATTCGATTAATTCTTCGCT CCATGCAGTACGGCGATAAGATGGTCCTCGCCCATTTGGTGATGGTCTTTGTCGGCGCATATATCCCCTCTCtagtcttcttctttagcAGTCTATGTACGGTCCGCTCCTCAAAAGACGCTGTGAGAACAGCATTTACATATCTCAAATACGCCCTCCTTATATTCTCCGC GCATGCCTTGTTTGACGCTACCGTGTACGGCATAGCCCTCGGTCGTAGCTTGGAGTTCTCAGACGCCGACTATGACGATTCCGACTTTGACTGGGGAAGATATGCCACCTTGATGAAAGCTCTTGGAGTTTCTCTAAGTGTTTTTCAAGAGATTGCCAAGATGAGTGATCTTTTCACAGATATCCTCATAGCTATCATCCTTCTTCGTTTAAGCGTCGCTATCCTCAGTATCTATTCTGGTAGTGCTATGGGCAACAAACTTCGACTTGTCTCTTACGCCATGGTTTTGGTGTTGGGCCCTTTAATTCTCGCCGTCTTTGGACTTCGAATGCGCTATATATTCGAGTTCTACAACGGCGATTATGATATCGGAAAATATAGCGCTCTAAAGGGCCTGCAGATTGACTTTTCTATTAGGGTCATGCTCCTCGCCATTTCCCTTGCCGTTCTTGTCAGGGCTATCATGGTTAAGAAGCAGATTAAGGCTGATAAGGATCTTACTTGG GCCTCTACTATGCTCATCGTCGCTTCTGTAGTCTGGCTCCTGCACACAAGTTTTGCCATGGCATCTATTGCTGCATGGGACAACTTGGGTATCATGGGTATACCTCCTATCAGATACGAACACTACAACTACATATTCGAAGCCGTCTTTAGGATCTGGCCTCAGTTTGCTGTCCTGGTTATTGTTTACGTTATAGGACGCGCTAAAACCAACGGGATCTGGTCTAAGCAGCAGAGGTCTCCGAGGCACGTTGAGGGGGGCAAGTAA